The sequence TGACTTTTACATTCGTTCCTTTTTTATTTTTCGACTCGATGTCGATCAGGCCGCCATGCGTTTCGGCTACACGATAACAAATCATTAAGCCAAGGCCTGTTCCTTTTTCTTTTGTCGAGTAAAAGGGCTGGCCAATATAATGGAGTCTCTCCGCTGGAATTCCTGAACCAAAGTCTGTTATTTCCACACAAACATTTGCGCCTTCCGCATACATATTAATATGCACAGGCGAATGTTTCAAACTAGCATCAATCGCATTTTCTAGCAAGTTGTAAAACAATAGAAAAAGCTCTTTTCTTGACCCCAACACGGTTGCTTCCTCGTTAATGTTTAGCTTAATAGGGTGACCGTCGGTAAGCTGCTTCACTTTGTTCTTTTTTAAGAGCGACTGCAAAAAGGCTGCCATTTGAATCGATTCGTTTTCTCGGGCAGGAGGTTCTTCAGCTAACAGCACATAGTCATTAATAATGTTTTCAATTCGCTCCAATTCTATATTCATGAGGTCGATCTGGCTTGCACTCAACTCACCAATTTCCGAATAGAGTTGAATAAATCCTTTTATTGTTGTCAGCGGATTGCGGAGTTCGTGAGCTACCCCCGCCGATAAACGAGAGGCGACTTCCATTGCTTCTTTCCGTTTGTGCGCTTGTTTAAAAGGTTGCTTTAGTACGGACGCATAAAGACGTTTCTTGCCCAACTGAAACGGTTTCCCAGCACATACGATGTCTTCTTCGGAAATAAGCTGTTTTAGCCGTTTCCCGTGCAAATAGTCGATCGGTTTTCCTAAACACTCATGGGCAGCTCGATTCGCAAATAAAATGGTTGCCCCATCGTGAATGAAGTAACAATCTTCTGATAAGTCCAACAAACCGAACAGCTCCTCTATATCCATTGCAATCTTCCTTGATTCCCTTGTTTACAAGCGCCAGACAGGCACAAAGGGGCAACGACTACTGCTAACATTGACATTGAACCATTTTCATTCATTGATTTCATGTTTAAAACCCACTTTCTGGACTTATCGTTTTCATTTTCTCTCCTTTTACAGAACTTCCGCTTGGAACCTCCCTTATTTTTGAAATCAAGAGACAGCAATCTACAAAAACATTCGTGAATTGCCAAAATGAATCCTTCTTCATTCTTTCTTTTTCGATCAAGAAATTTTGACAAGAACAACAAAAAGCCGACATCGCTATGTCGACTAGTTGTCAGCTTTTTGCTTTGGGCTATTTTATCTACGAATAATGATAGGAGATTAACCAAATCATCCTAAATTGGATAAAAGTAAGTGTAAAAAAAACAGCACACCAACGACATACATCGTGGTGCTCACTTGGCGGTGTTGTTGAACGATCGTTTTTAACAACGTATAAGCAACAAACCCGAAAGCAATGCCGTCGGCAATTGAATACGTAAACGGAATTCCTATAACGATAAACATAGCAGGCAACCAATCGGAGATGTCAGCAAATGAAATTTCCCGTACTTCTTTCATCATTAAAGCGCCGACGATGACGAGAATTGGCGCAATCGCACTATCAGGGATATGCACGAGCAGTGGAAACAGCAAAAATGTAAACAAAAACAACATGCCTGTTGTAATCGCTGAAACTCCTGTTTTCCCCCCTGCTGCCAACCCTGCAGCCGTCTCAGCTGTGGAAACAGTGGGACTTGAGCCAAATACACCGCTGGCAAGCGCTGAGATAGCGTTGGCTTGGAGTGCCCTTTTTCCTTTATCTGGCCGTCCTAATTGTTTTGTATAGCCGGAAATCAGGCCGATGTTTTCAAACGTAAGCACCATTGTCATGGCAAAAACAGACGTCCAAAATGGCACAGTCGCAATTGCCGAAAATGACAATTGCCCAAAGACAGCCATTATGCCCTCCGTTGAAAACGTGATCGTATCCTTCACATTAGGCACGTTCAGTACGAGCCCGATCCCAATTCCACATAAAATAGCCCATAAGAAATGTCCAGATATGCCACGGACAAACAAAAACAATGCGACCACAAGAGTCAATAGCGTTGCGAGCGGCAACGGTTCAGATAAATTTGCCAGCTGAACCATTGTTTCACGGCTGTGTTCCACTATGCCCCCTTTTTGCAACCCAATAAACATAAGAAAACAACCGATTCCAGCTGTAATCCCATGTTTTAAGTCAGCTGGAATCCCTCTGTCAAGGATTGTCGCAAACCTAGTAAAGCTAATAACGGCAAAAAGCACCCCAGCGACAAACACAACTGCTAACGCTTCTTGCCAGCTCATGCCTACCCCATGTACAAATGTATAAGCAAACATGGCATTAATGCCCATACCTGGAATTAACACAATCGGTGTATTGCTCCACACGCCCATTAGCAAACAGCCAAAAAAACAGGTTAGAATGGTCGCAAAAGCCGCCCCTGCAACAGGCATGCCTGCATCTGCTAAAATCGAACTGTTTATAGCCACTATATAAACGGATGTTAAAAATGCAACCGTTCCAGCCCCAAGTTCTTGTTTCATCGTCGTGTCGTGTTTATGCAACTGAAAAAATGACAATAACCGATTCATATAAAGGCGCTCTCTTTATGAATAAACCCTCACCCGCCCAGTGCATGCACTGCACTAAGTATTTATACTAGCACAGCTTTTATGGAAATGGAAAGCTGCTGATAAGATGCCCAGCTTGTGGGTATGGTATACTAAAGAAACACGCTTTAAGGAGGAGTGAAGGTTGGCAAAACTAGAAAAAGCAACATTTGCAGGCGGTTGTTTTTGGTGTATGGTAAAACCATTTGACTCCTATGACGGGATTGAAACGGTCACATCAGGCTATACTGGCGGGCATACGATAAACCCGACATACAAAGAGGTATGCAGTGAA is a genomic window of Shouchella clausii containing:
- a CDS encoding sensor histidine kinase, giving the protein MDIEELFGLLDLSEDCYFIHDGATILFANRAAHECLGKPIDYLHGKRLKQLISEEDIVCAGKPFQLGKKRLYASVLKQPFKQAHKRKEAMEVASRLSAGVAHELRNPLTTIKGFIQLYSEIGELSASQIDLMNIELERIENIINDYVLLAEEPPARENESIQMAAFLQSLLKKNKVKQLTDGHPIKLNINEEATVLGSRKELFLLFYNLLENAIDASLKHSPVHINMYAEGANVCVEITDFGSGIPAERLHYIGQPFYSTKEKGTGLGLMICYRVAETHGGLIDIESKNKKGTNVKVILPMTTKNRSMVREKAAMLTYG
- a CDS encoding NCS2 family permease, whose translation is MNRLLSFFQLHKHDTTMKQELGAGTVAFLTSVYIVAINSSILADAGMPVAGAAFATILTCFFGCLLMGVWSNTPIVLIPGMGINAMFAYTFVHGVGMSWQEALAVVFVAGVLFAVISFTRFATILDRGIPADLKHGITAGIGCFLMFIGLQKGGIVEHSRETMVQLANLSEPLPLATLLTLVVALFLFVRGISGHFLWAILCGIGIGLVLNVPNVKDTITFSTEGIMAVFGQLSFSAIATVPFWTSVFAMTMVLTFENIGLISGYTKQLGRPDKGKRALQANAISALASGVFGSSPTVSTAETAAGLAAGGKTGVSAITTGMLFLFTFLLFPLLVHIPDSAIAPILVIVGALMMKEVREISFADISDWLPAMFIVIGIPFTYSIADGIAFGFVAYTLLKTIVQQHRQVSTTMYVVGVLFFLHLLLSNLG